The sequence GGGAGGCGGGACGTCCCGCGGCGGTGCTCGATTTCCTGGGCGACCACCCGGACGTGCATCCGGACCACGCGGTGCCGCGTGAGTTCCGCCTCGGCTGGCTCCAGCGGCGGCTCGCCGAGATGCGCGGCCCGCTGGCGGTGATGGCGGAGGACGACCGCTTCGCGCTGGACGTGATGTACGCCGCGCGTCGTATGAGGCTGCGGGTGCCCGAGGACATCGCGATCCTCGGCGTGGACGACAAGTATCCGCTGCTCGAGGTTTCCGAGGTGGCCATCTCCTCGATCGACACCAACCTGCGGGGCGTGGGCTATGCCGCCGCGGCGCTGCTGGCGCGGATCGTGGAGGGCGAACCGCCGCCGGAGCGTCCGCTGCTGGTGCCGCGGAACCGGGTGATGGCCCGCATGTCCACCGCCACCTACGCCGGCACCCACCGGCTCGCGAACGAGGCGCTGCGCCACGTGAGGCAGAATTTCCGTTCACCGGACCTGACCTCGGAGGGCGTGGCGAAACTCCTGCGGATCACCCCCTTCGGCCTGCAGAAAATCCTCCAGCGCGAGATCGGCATCACCCTCAGCCAGGAGATCCTGCGGTTGCGGATGGAGGAAGCGGTGCGGTTGTTGATGGACAGCTCGCTGAAGCTGGACTCCATCGCCCACGACGTGGGATTCGGCAGCGGCCGGAACTTCGCGCGTGCCTTCAAGAAGGCCTGCGGGGTCACGCCCCAGCACTGGCGTGCCTCGCTGGAGATGCCGGATGGTGGTTGCTCCACCGTGGCCGCCCGCGGGGGATGATGCTGGAACTCACGGCACTTCGGTGATCTCCACGGCCACCGATTGCAGCGCGCGCCAGCCCCAGTGGATCGTCAGGCCGCGGGTCATCAGGAAGTCTCCTCCCAGTGTCTTGCCGTCCTCGGCCACGATCGAGGCGTCCGGGTTCTTGGCGTACTTGTTCTTCGTGCCGTCGCGGTTGATCTCCACCACCTGGTAGCGCTTCGCGGGATCGAGGCCCTGCAGCGCCACCGGCCCGTAGCCGGAAATGAGGCGGTGCTCCTTGAGATAGGCGAAGAACACGGAGTGCTTCGCGCCCTTCTCCTCCCGCACGTATTGCAGCGCGGCGAGATCGCCCTGGTAGGGATTCTTCAGTCGGTAGAGATCGCCGAACTGCACCACGGGGCGGATGCGCTTGTACTCGGCGACCGCCTTGTTCGCGTAGTCGAGTTCCTCGGGAGTGAGTTTCTTCGGCGAGAGCTCCAGGCCGAGGCGGCCGCTCATCGCCACATCGAAGCGGAACTTCAGCGGAGTGACGCGCTGGCTGTAGTGGTTCGGCGATTCGGTGACGTGCGCGGCCATCGCGATCGCGGGGAAGAGGTAGCTGGCGCTCCATTGGATGAACACGCGGTCGTAGGGGTCGGTGTTGTCGGAGGTCCAGAACTCGTGGTGGAACTTCATCGCGCCGTAGTCCGCGCGGCCGCCGCCGGAACCGCAGGCCTGGAACACCACCTTCGGATGCGCCTTGGTCAGCTTGTCGAGCACCTCGTAGTAGCCCCTGATGTAATCGACCTGGAGGTTCTGCTGGCGGTCCGCGGCAAGCGCGCCGCTGCCGGGATCGACGATGGTGTAGTTGCAGTCCCACTTGATGTAGCAGATGCCCGGGTTTTCCGTGAGCAGCTTGTCGATCACACCGTGGACGAACTCGCGGACCTCGGGGCGGGTGAGATCGAGCACGAGCTGGTTGCGGCCCTCACGGCGCGGGTGGTCCTTCATCGCCACCACCCAGTCCGGGTGCTTTTCGTAAAGATCGCTCTGCGGGTTCACCATTTCCGGTTCCACCCAGATGCCGAACTTCAGGCCGCGTTCCTTCGCGGCGTTGACGAGCCCTTCGATGCCGTGCGGCAGCTTGGTCGCGTTCACCTGCCAATCGCCCAACCCGGCCTTGTCATTGTCGCGCGGGTGGGCGTTGCCGAACCAGCCATCGTCCAGCACGAAGAGTTCCACGCCCATCTGCTTGCAGCCGTCCATCATGCCGTGCAGCACGCTTTCATCGAACTTGAAGTAAGCACCCTCCCACGAGTTCAAGAGGATGTCGCGCGCCTGGTCGCCGCCGCGCAGGCCGCCGGAGCGGGCCCAGCGGTGGAGGTTCCGCGAGGCCTCGCCGGTGCCGTGGCCCGAGCGGGTGAGGATCATCCGCGGAGTGGTGAAGGTCTTGCCCGCGTCCAGCGTGTAGGCTGAGTACGCCGGATCGTAGCCGAAGCTCGCGTCCACTTCATTCGAGGTCGCGGCATTGTCGAACTGGAACGCCCAATTTCCGGACCACGCGAGCGCGCCCAGCACCACCTCGCCGGTGGTTTCCGCCGCCGGTTGGTCGAGCGAGAGGATGAACGCCGGACTGCCCTCCGCCGCGCCCTTCGGGGTCGAGCCGGAGCGCAGCAACGCGCTGCCACCCTGCACGATCTCCTGCTCGCGCGCCGTGGCCTCCCGGCCCCAGGTGCCCGGGAACGAGGTGAGGAAATACCGGTCCGCGCGGAAGTGCAGCGTGGCCGAGGCCGCCTTGTTCAGCACCACCGGTTTGTCGCCGCCATTGGTGACCTCCACCCAGCGCTCGAACACGTTCGAGTCCGGGTGCGCCAGCACGCACACCGCCAGCGTCACCGGATAGCGGCGGTCCTTCAGGATCACGCGCAGCAGCTTGCCGCCCTCCGCGTCGGTGAGGGCGTGGGACTCGTACACCGGATCGAGCGCGAGCTGGCCGTCCGGCTGGGTGATCGCGATCCCGTGCGAACCGGTCTGCGCGTCCCAGTGGGAGGGATAGAAGAGCGAGGCGGATTCCGCGGGCACCGCCACGTCACCGCTGTCCCGGACCTTCGGCCCGAAATAGGTGCCGGCCACCTTGCCATCGTTCACGTCCAGACGGAGCGTGGTGGTGTTCGTTTCGAGCAGGATCGGAGCGGCGAGTGCGGATTGGACGAGCATGATGAACGGGAGCGCGAACCTCGTGGGCATCTTGGTAGAGTGGCGTCTCCATTCCGAGCCTCCAGTCATTTCCACCGTACTCTTCGAGAGTGCGCCTGTTCGTCCAGACGGCGACGGGAAGATAGGGTGAAAGGGACGGTATGGACTCGTCCTCCGGACTATCGTCTTGAGTCCCGCGGAGGATTCATCTGAATGTTAGCGGATTTCTCCCGTCTCATCCGCTACCCATGAAAACCCTCCTCCTTCCTCTCGCGGTGGCCTCCACGCTGCTCCTCTCCGCCCATGCCCAGGAAGCCCCGCTCCCGGCTCCGGAACTCGCCGGCTGGGGCGCGCCCACCGATCCGGACGGAGATTGCAAGATCAGCGTCGTCGAGGACGCCCTGCAGATGGAGGTTCCCGGCGGCAAGGCCCACGACCTCGCCGCCGAGATCGACACCACCAATGCCCCGCGCGTCCTGCAGGCGGTGAACGGCGACTTCACCCTGCAAGTGAAAGTCGATGGCAAGTTCTCGCCCGGCGAGGAATCCACCAAGGCCAGCCGCACCGGCTACAACGGTGCCGCCATCATCGCCATGATGAACGCCGACAACGTGGTGACCCTCGCCCGCGCCGTGCTGCACAATGGCAGCGAGGAGGTGCCCTACGCGAACTTCGAGATCCGCTCCGAGGGCAAGCTGCTGCGGATGGGCAGCACCGGCGACCAGGAGCTGCCGAAGGACGGGCCCGTTTACCTGCGTCTCGAGCGCCGCGGCGACAAGTTCCTCGCCGCCACCAGCAGCGACGGCACCACTTGGAAAACCCTCACTCCGAAGGATGTGCCGGGCGATTGGTCGCAGGAGCTCCAAGTCGGCCTCGCCGCCATCAGCACCTCGAAGGAACCCTTCACGCCGCGCTTCTCGAAGCTCCAGCTTCTCAAGTGACGTCCGCGGCCACCGCGTCCAGCTCGCCCGTCACCTCGCGGTCCGCCAGTTCACCCAGCAGCTCGAGCTCCGCCCGCAGCGTCTGCCGCGCGGGCGGGCCACCGCCACAGGACATCCCGCAGGGCGTGAAAGCGGAGAACCCCGGGTAGCCGGGATGCGCCGCCGGATCGTGGTCCGGGGTGGCCAGCGTCAGCACCGGCCGCTCGCCGCGGCGGCCCGGCTTCAGGATGACCGGGTGCATCCAGCACGACACCGGTTTCCAGAACCACGGGTGGCGGCCCTCGTCCATCGCCAGCCGTTGCAGCACGCAACGGTGTTCCGCGTCCAGGAACACGCAGCGGGTCTTCGGGAAGTGCGCCGGGAATGCCGCGGCGGGTGCGTCATCGGGCAACGTCACCGACTTCCACCGTCCGTCCGGCAGCCGCTGGAAAATCTCCGGGGCCTCCCAGCCGTATCTGGCCAGTTGATCCGCGTGCGACCCGATCACCTCGCCGATGATCTCCCGCTCTTCCGGCTCCAGGAACACGCCATCGTGACAACACGTCGCGCGGCACTCCGCCAGCTCGCAGATCTTCAGCGGCATCGCGAACGCCTCATGGTCCACCCGTGCTTCCCGCACCTGCCGGGCGAGTTCCTGTTGCAGCGAGGTGAAGGCGATCATGTCCGTGGGCGGATCGGATCACGGAACGAGCCAGGGAGTCGAGACTTGAGCCAAGGAGGGTCTTCAGAGGGGGCGGAGGCTTCTGACGCGCGTACCCGACGATGCGGCGAGGCCTACTCCTCCACCACCGGCGCGGGCCGCGGCGGTGCCTGCCTCTGGAGTTCCAGAAGATCCGCCTGGAACGCCTGGTAGTCCTTTGGAAACGCCGGGTTGGCGGGGAACAGATAGCGGCGTGTCAGCCAGAAGCCGTAGCGTTCGTCGCCCGAGGCTCCGTCCCCGCTCAGCAGGCGTGAACCCAGCGCCTCGCGGGTCTGGTCCCACTCGTCCACGTAGGACAGCGCGGTGATCTCCCAGGTGCCCCAGTTCTTCGTCCCGTCCCGGTGCCGCTGCAGCAGTTCGTCGAGGGCGGCCCGGTTGCCGTTGACCGCGTAATCGTAGGCCAGCAGGAAAGGGGAGAGTTCTTCGTTGTCCCGTAGATCCTTCCGCTCCAGCAGATAGCGGAAGCGTGGGTTCTTTTCCGCCACCGCGCGCCCGAGCAGTCCCGCGAAGACGGAGGGGTTCAGATCCGGTTGTTCGGCATAGCGCACCAGTTCCTCGGGATCGAAGGGCGTCAGGAGCTTCCGGACGAACACATGCTCGTAGGACTCCGGAGCCCGCATCTTGGCCAATAGGGCCTCGTCGATGGCTTCCACCTTCCCGGTCTTCGCCGGGCGTGCCCGCCCGGTGGCAGGGGACTTCGACGGTTCCGTTTGCGGGGTGGGCGGGCGTGGCCCATCCGGGCGGGTGGGCTCTCCGGCGGCCTGCGGTTTCCCCATCACCCACCAGATCCCCAATCCGGCCACCAGCAGGGTGGCGAGCAAGACGGAGGCTCGGGATGAGAGGACCATGCGGACATCCCTATCAGGCTTGGAAGCTCCTGTCAGCCATCGCAAAAAATACGCCCCGTGACCTTGGTGGTCACGGGGCGTTTGGGAAGGGGATTTACCCGGCGGTCGAGTAGATCACCAGCTTCGGCAAGCGCGGGGCTTCCACGAACGCCTCGATGGTCATCGACGCCGGAGAGCTGGCGTCACGCGGGGTCTGGTTGGCCGTGCGCCAGGCCGTGTCGATGGTTTTGACCTTCGTGCCCGCTTTGAACATCCGGGAGAACTCCGCGAATGTGATCACTTCGTCGTGGTCCGTGTCCAATTGCGCGGCGAACGCGAGGCGCGTCTCGCGCAGCTCGGCGGCCTGCGAATAAGTCCGCTCGTTCGGCAGCGTGGCCGCGTGGAGCCACTCCCAGAAGTCGATCGTCGCACCGACCCCGGCACGCGCCATCCAGGTGTCGACCGTCAGCGACGGTGTGCCCGGCTTCCACATCTTCGCCAGCTCGGCCTTGGTGATCTCATTGTCCTCGCTGGCATCCACCGAGAGGAACAAGGCCGTCCGGTCCACCGCGGTGGAGAAGGTGCGGGCCGTGGTGCGGTTGGAGGCCGCGGCGGAGAACTCGCTGAAATCGAGGAATCCATCCACGTTCACATCGAGCAGCGCGAACGCCGTTTCCTTCGCCGGAGCCTTCACGTAGATCGGTTTCCACTCCGCGGCCGTCAGCTTGTCATCGCGGTTGCCATCGAGAGCGCAGAACAGGAACTCCTCCGGTCCCGCGCTGGCGTCGACGCCGCTGGCGACGAACGAGCCGATCTGGCCGTACTGGGCGGCCATGCCGGGGCATGCCGCTTTCACGCGGAAGTAGTAGGTCGTGCCCAGCGTCAGGCCGTCCAGGCGGACGTTCACCGCACCGCCGTCCTGCGTGTCCGGAATCGTGGTGACCGCCGCCTCCGCGGCACCGGCGAGCCCGGCGTCCGTGCCGTATTCGAAGGACACCGTCGTGGTCATCCCGTGCACCGCCACGCTGCCGTGGAGCACGGTGGCCGTGGCCGAAAGCACCTCCGCGTTGCCGGTGGTGGCCTCCGGGGCGAAGTCGAGCTTGTAGACCGTGCCGCCGCCGCCCGTGGACTCACCCTCGTCCACGCCGCCGAGGCGGGTGCTGCCATAGAACTGGCCGTCCGGCCCGATCGTCAGCGCGCCCGCCGGATCACTGCCATTGTAGAAGTCGAAGTCCACCAGCGTGGTCAGCGTGCCATCCAGCCCGCAGCGGAAGACCGTGCCGTTGCCGCCGTCTCCGCCCGCCGAGGTGGTGCCGTAGAGCCTCCCATCCGCGCCCTGGATCAGCTCGGTTTTGGGAGTCGAGCCATTCGTGCCATCGAAGGTGAAGATCGTGCTCAGCACGCCCTCCGGCGTGAGGCGGAAGATCGTGCCATACTGCCCGGGTCCCGTGTAGAGCTCGCCCGAGGTGGTGCCGTAGAAGTTCCCGTCGCTCGCCAGGATCAGACCGGCGGCGGGGTTGGCGCCATTGGAGCCATCGAAGGTCACCACGGTTTCCTGGGTGCCATTCGCCAGCACGCGGCAGATCGAGCCCCGGTAGGAGGGATACCAACCCGGATAGGCGAGATATGTGCTGCCATCAGCGCCGAAGCAGACCCGGCCCACGGACGAGCCAACCAGGGGGCCCGCCACTTTCGAGAGCTGGCCCGCTGTGGTCACGCGGAACAGGGTGCCCGTGAGACCCGTTGATACTCCGTAAAACCCACCATCGGCCCCCACCACGAGTTCGCCGGGGGGCTTGTATCCGGACACCGAGTCCAGGAAGGCCAGATTGGAGATCGAGCCATTCGTGTCCACCCGACAGAAGACTCCGCCGGTATGGTCATTGGAGACGATTCCATAGACCTTCCCATCCGCTCCGGTCGTCAGTCCGTGGCTCGGATTGGTGGAGAGGCCGGAAAGAGCGGTGTAGCCACCCTGCGGGGTGACGCGGAAAGCCAGGCCTCCGGCCTCGGCACCCAGGCCGGTGGTGACCCCGTAGAGATTGCCATCCGGTCCGGTGGCGAGGGAGCCTGCTGGATTCTGGGCCGCATGGAGGAATTTCACCTTCAGGCTCGTTTGGGCTCCGGTCGGGTTGAATTCGAACACCCCTCCGCCGAACCAGCTCACAGAGGTAGAAGTGGTGCCGCCTGCCGCCGTGCCCAGCAGCGTGCCGGACGGGCTCAGGATCATCCCGGAAGGACGGGAACCGGCGGAACCATCGAAGGTGTAGAGGTTTTCCATGCCTCCCGCCACGCTCGCGCGGAACAAGGTGTTCGGTGTCGTCCCCACGTAGGAGGTCACCCCGTAAAGGCTGCCGTTCGCTCCGATTGCGAGTACCGATCCCGGGATGGTTGAGAGGGCAAAAGGGGCGATGACCGACAGGGTTCCGGCTGGCGAGCATTGGTAGACGACGCCTGGAGCGAGACCGCCGCCGTTGGTGGTGCCGTAGAAATTCCCTGCCCCGTCCTGCACCAGCCCGTACTGGGCATAGCCATATTGCTCGATGGGGATCCTCGCGAAAACCGAAATGCCCCCCGCCGTTTCCACGCGGAAGATCGCGCCGAAGCCGCCCTGGGCATCGTTGCCGGTGGACGCCACGCCATACACGTTCCCGTCCGCCGCGGTCATCAGGTCGTCCGCCGGGAAGCGGGGATTGCCGAGCGTCGCGTGTTTGGTCAGCACCAGGTCCGGGCTGACCTTGAAAATGGTTCCCATGCCTTGGGCCGTGGTCCCATAGAGGTTGCCCGCGGCGTCCCGCGCCAGCCGTCCCTGGGGATTGGCCCCCACCGCCTCGGTGATGCTGATGGAGGTCAGCTCGCCGGATGGAGACAGGCGGAACACCGTGCCGAGGTTCGCGCTTCCTCCGGTGCGCGTCGTGCCCCACAGGTTCCCGTCCGGCGTCAGCAGCAGCCTGCCCAGCGGATTGGAGCCATTCGTGCCATTGAAGGAGGCCAGGACCGTCACCGTATTGTCAGCAGCCATCCGGAACACGGTGCCTCTCGCGTAGAGGCCGCCACTGACGGTCGTCCCGAAATAACTGCCGTCACCGGCCGGGATCAAGCCCCCCGCGGGGCCGGCCGGCTCGGAGTCAAAGGCATGCAGGGTTTTGAGGATGGGACCGGCGGCGGACACGGGCAAGGCTCCCGCCGCAAACACGGCACAGGCCGCCGCGACACCTTGGACCCCCCGCGGAAACACGGGTTTGGAGGACAAGATACGGTTCAAATTCGAAATCACGGCGCAATCCATCAGGGGTCATGAAGGCCCGCAAGGAGGATTGTGTGAATACGTATCTCCCGGCATATCCACGTTGCATCTTGCCCGTTGGCCAGGCCCGGTCGCCGCGAGGCTCTTACTTCTCCAACCCCGTTTGATACACGAACCACGAAACCTCCGGGCCGGTGAGCGTGCCACGCATCTTGTCCAGCTCCTCGGCGGGGCCGTGGAGTTCCAGCCGCACCATCGTGGAGAGCTCCAGCGCGCGGGTCAGCGGACCATCGACGTTCACGATGTGCGCCAGCGCGGCATCGCCGTCCACGTAGGCCTCGCGGCAGAACGCCAGGTCGCCGTTCAGCGTGAAGTTGTAATACAGGCAGGTCTCCTCGGTCGCCGTGCGCGCCTTGAAGTCCTCCAGGTTCGCGAGGAACTCGGCGGTCTTCCCGGCGTGGATCTGGAAATACGGATGGATGGTGACGGACTGGGCGTGGCTGCTCATGCGCTGCCTAACATCCGAAGCCCGGGCCGCCCGGCAAGCGGGAAATGCCCGCCCGCTTCTCCACGGCGCGGTCTTGCCACACCCAGGGGCCGCCGTCATCGTGCCGATAACCTCCGTTGAACGCGTCTATTTCCACCACGATGATCTCCAGTCTGCTTCGCCGGTTTGCCATCGTTGCCGGTCTCGCCGGAATGGTCTTTTCCTCCAGTTGTGCCTCCCGCCACGACCTAGGCCGGGTGATTTTCCAAGAGCCCGACTATGTGGTGAGGGAAGTCCGTGTCAGCGGCCGGCCGGTGCTCGCGAAACGCGGGGATGAGGTGACTTTGATGATCGTAGGGTTCAGCGAGCCGGGTGGCGGCACCTACAACATCGATCACCCGGTGGCGGGCAGGGTCTTGCAGCAAAAGCTCGACCGGGCGAAGTCCTACACGTTCCAAGTCTACACCACGGACCAGACCCGTTCGAAGAACGACCATATCCGGCATGCCATCCTGTCGAAGGTCGAGGATCGGGGCACCGTCATCCTCGATGCCTCGGTCTGCGACGTCCACCACTGTCCGATGACCTTCGGCGCGGCCGTCAACGTCGATTGGTGGCTGAAGTCCCGCCGGGAGCAACGCGGGCTCGAAACCTACCACAACCACGGTTACTCCCTTCCGAGTTGCTGCTCCGGCGGCCTGGTCCATGAGTGGACCTGGCACTGCCCGCGGTGCGCGAGGACGGTGGATGGGTTCAAATCGAAGTTCGAGCCGGGATAGGCGCCGCCCGGGTTGCATGAAAGGAACCGGGCGCGGCCGAGGTATTCCCGGCGATCTTTTTAGGTGATGAGACGGTTCAATGTGATGTCGGTGGGGATTCGTGCAGGCGTGGGATTGCTGGCCTGCACCCTGGGCGTGGGAGCTTCCGCCGAACCGCTCAACAGCCCGAACCTCCAAAAGGACGGCACCCTGCGGCCGCTCTCCGCGCAGGAGGGGCTGAAGCTCATCGAGGTGCCCGCGGGCTTCCAACTGGAGCTCGTGGCCTCCGAGCCGATGGTCCAGGAGCCGGTGTGTTTCGCCTTCGATCCGGATGGGGCGCTCTTCGTCTGCGAGTGGAACACCTACATGCAGGACCCGTACGCCACCGGCCAGTTCGAGCCGAAATGCCGCGTGGTGAAGCTGGTGGATACCGATGGCGACGGGAAATTCGACAAGCGCACCGTGTTCGCGGACTCGCTGTTGCTGCCCCGTTCCATCCTCGCCCTCCACGACCGCATCCTGGTGCGGATGTCCAATGACAACACGATCTGGGCCTTCTTCGATGACAACAAGGACGGCGTCGCCGACCGCAAGGAGGTCGCCCTCGCCGGTGGTCCCGTCGGCGGCAACATCGAGCACCAGGACGACAGCCTCGTCTGGAACGTGGATGGCCGGATCTACGAAACCTCGCGCGCGCTGCGCTTCAAGGAGGGCAAGCTCCAGGCCGTGAAAAACATCCCGCGCTACGGCCAGTGGGGCCTCGCGCATGACGATGTCGGCCGCCTCTATGGCAGCGGCAACAGCACGCCGGTCCAGGGTTGGCAGAGCCTCGGCGGCTATCCCAATGTCACGCCGCCGTCCGAGGACGCGGTCAAATACGCCAACTTCATCTGCGAGGTGGATGACGCCACCGATCCCGGCCACGACGTGACCGCCACCGGCGGCCAGACGATGCTGCGCACCGCCCAGTTCGGCCGCTACACCGGTTCCTACGTCATCCCGGATCCCGTGCGCCGCTGCGTGAAGATCGTCGCCTTCGAGGAGCGCAATGGCGTGCGCGTGGCCGTGCCGCATCCGGATTTCAAGGGCACGGAGTTCATCCGCAGCCCGGACACTTACTTCCGCCCGGTTTGGACCGATATCGGGCCGGATGGCGGCCTCTACATCGCGGACATGTCGCGCGGCATCGTCCAGGAGTCCCAGTGGTTCCCCACCGAGCGCACCCAGGACCCGAACCCGCGCTGGATCGCCCGCTACTACCGCGCGAAGGACTGGGGCATGCTCGGCGTCCACCAGCGCGGCCGCATCTACCGCCTCGTGCCGCAGGACAAGAAGCTCCTCGACCCGCGCCCGGCCCTTTCCGGGAAATCCAGCACCGAACTCGTCGGACTCCTCGGCCACCCCAATGGCTGGTGGCGCGATACGGCCCAGAAGCTCATCGTCTGCCGCGGCGACCAGTCCGCCGTGCCCGCGCTCCGCACCGCGCTCCAGGCTGCCAATCCGAACGCACGCTTGCTCGCCATGCGCTGCCTGCAAGGGCTCGACAGCCTCA comes from Luteolibacter sp. LG18 and encodes:
- a CDS encoding alpha-galactosidase, whose amino-acid sequence is MLVQSALAAPILLETNTTTLRLDVNDGKVAGTYFGPKVRDSGDVAVPAESASLFYPSHWDAQTGSHGIAITQPDGQLALDPVYESHALTDAEGGKLLRVILKDRRYPVTLAVCVLAHPDSNVFERWVEVTNGGDKPVVLNKAASATLHFRADRYFLTSFPGTWGREATAREQEIVQGGSALLRSGSTPKGAAEGSPAFILSLDQPAAETTGEVVLGALAWSGNWAFQFDNAATSNEVDASFGYDPAYSAYTLDAGKTFTTPRMILTRSGHGTGEASRNLHRWARSGGLRGGDQARDILLNSWEGAYFKFDESVLHGMMDGCKQMGVELFVLDDGWFGNAHPRDNDKAGLGDWQVNATKLPHGIEGLVNAAKERGLKFGIWVEPEMVNPQSDLYEKHPDWVVAMKDHPRREGRNQLVLDLTRPEVREFVHGVIDKLLTENPGICYIKWDCNYTIVDPGSGALAADRQQNLQVDYIRGYYEVLDKLTKAHPKVVFQACGSGGGRADYGAMKFHHEFWTSDNTDPYDRVFIQWSASYLFPAIAMAAHVTESPNHYSQRVTPLKFRFDVAMSGRLGLELSPKKLTPEELDYANKAVAEYKRIRPVVQFGDLYRLKNPYQGDLAALQYVREEKGAKHSVFFAYLKEHRLISGYGPVALQGLDPAKRYQVVEINRDGTKNKYAKNPDASIVAEDGKTLGGDFLMTRGLTIHWGWRALQSVAVEITEVP
- a CDS encoding choice-of-anchor tandem repeat GloVer-containing protein is translated as MSSKPVFPRGVQGVAAACAVFAAGALPVSAAGPILKTLHAFDSEPAGPAGGLIPAGDGSYFGTTVSGGLYARGTVFRMAADNTVTVLASFNGTNGSNPLGRLLLTPDGNLWGTTRTGGSANLGTVFRLSPSGELTSISITEAVGANPQGRLARDAAGNLYGTTAQGMGTIFKVSPDLVLTKHATLGNPRFPADDLMTAADGNVYGVASTGNDAQGGFGAIFRVETAGGISVFARIPIEQYGYAQYGLVQDGAGNFYGTTNGGGLAPGVVYQCSPAGTLSVIAPFALSTIPGSVLAIGANGSLYGVTSYVGTTPNTLFRASVAGGMENLYTFDGSAGSRPSGMILSPSGTLLGTAAGGTTSTSVSWFGGGVFEFNPTGAQTSLKVKFLHAAQNPAGSLATGPDGNLYGVTTGLGAEAGGLAFRVTPQGGYTALSGLSTNPSHGLTTGADGKVYGIVSNDHTGGVFCRVDTNGSISNLAFLDSVSGYKPPGELVVGADGGFYGVSTGLTGTLFRVTTAGQLSKVAGPLVGSSVGRVCFGADGSTYLAYPGWYPSYRGSICRVLANGTQETVVTFDGSNGANPAAGLILASDGNFYGTTSGELYTGPGQYGTIFRLTPEGVLSTIFTFDGTNGSTPKTELIQGADGRLYGTTSAGGDGGNGTVFRCGLDGTLTTLVDFDFYNGSDPAGALTIGPDGQFYGSTRLGGVDEGESTGGGGTVYKLDFAPEATTGNAEVLSATATVLHGSVAVHGMTTTVSFEYGTDAGLAGAAEAAVTTIPDTQDGGAVNVRLDGLTLGTTYYFRVKAACPGMAAQYGQIGSFVASGVDASAGPEEFLFCALDGNRDDKLTAAEWKPIYVKAPAKETAFALLDVNVDGFLDFSEFSAAASNRTTARTFSTAVDRTALFLSVDASEDNEITKAELAKMWKPGTPSLTVDTWMARAGVGATIDFWEWLHAATLPNERTYSQAAELRETRLAFAAQLDTDHDEVITFAEFSRMFKAGTKVKTIDTAWRTANQTPRDASSPASMTIEAFVEAPRLPKLVIYSTAG
- a CDS encoding substrate-binding domain-containing protein, which encodes MQGYPGRPRTLAVLLGVHDAQLHKGIADWAREHEWEIDTGLMSPAPLPSVHDWDGVLATVYRAEVAEWLRHLRCPAVRMLQARPLDEEWLLRAVPKVDCDYEAIGAAGAEHLLALGQPHFAFYRRHRGADAKAMERGFRAVMREAGRPAAVLDFLGDHPDVHPDHAVPREFRLGWLQRRLAEMRGPLAVMAEDDRFALDVMYAARRMRLRVPEDIAILGVDDKYPLLEVSEVAISSIDTNLRGVGYAAAALLARIVEGEPPPERPLLVPRNRVMARMSTATYAGTHRLANEALRHVRQNFRSPDLTSEGVAKLLRITPFGLQKILQREIGITLSQEILRLRMEEAVRLLMDSSLKLDSIAHDVGFGSGRNFARAFKKACGVTPQHWRASLEMPDGGCSTVAARGG
- a CDS encoding c-type cytochrome → MRRFNVMSVGIRAGVGLLACTLGVGASAEPLNSPNLQKDGTLRPLSAQEGLKLIEVPAGFQLELVASEPMVQEPVCFAFDPDGALFVCEWNTYMQDPYATGQFEPKCRVVKLVDTDGDGKFDKRTVFADSLLLPRSILALHDRILVRMSNDNTIWAFFDDNKDGVADRKEVALAGGPVGGNIEHQDDSLVWNVDGRIYETSRALRFKEGKLQAVKNIPRYGQWGLAHDDVGRLYGSGNSTPVQGWQSLGGYPNVTPPSEDAVKYANFICEVDDATDPGHDVTATGGQTMLRTAQFGRYTGSYVIPDPVRRCVKIVAFEERNGVRVAVPHPDFKGTEFIRSPDTYFRPVWTDIGPDGGLYIADMSRGIVQESQWFPTERTQDPNPRWIARYYRAKDWGMLGVHQRGRIYRLVPQDKKLLDPRPALSGKSSTELVGLLGHPNGWWRDTAQKLIVCRGDQSAVPALRTALQAANPNARLLAMRCLQGLDSLTPAEVATALKDADENVRTTAIAIAETLVAQAPELEAALVPLTADPSSTVLGQLYLTLGNIHTPVAAKALKELVEKNPKNGSLALLQKAGQKLPKELEPYRAGHTIFTGFCKECHGDGINGLKTGDSLMAPVFAKNTRIKDPSYLVHVLLKGLQGPLGTGETYAAGMMPPLETMYKDDQLAAVANYIGVQWAGWKTPVTAEDIAKWRAETKDKQTPYTFEELKGLK